The following proteins come from a genomic window of Sorex araneus isolate mSorAra2 chromosome 1, mSorAra2.pri, whole genome shotgun sequence:
- the MKRN1 gene encoding E3 ubiquitin-protein ligase makorin-1 isoform X2, with protein MHGVCKEGENCRYSHDLSDSPYGVVCKYFQRGYCIYGDRCRYEHSKPLKQDEAAAADLPGKTALAAASSLSPVAAPGAEMNTGEAEAGNSTFPAVGAGSEDWVNAIEFVPGQPYCGRTAPSCTEAPVQGSATKEEAEKEPSAVETKKQLCPYAAVGECRYGENCVYLHGDACDMCGLQVLHPMDAAQRSQHIKSCIEAHEKDMELSFAVQRSKDMVCGICMEVVYEKANPSERRFGILSNCNHTYCLKCIRKWRSAKQFESKIIKSCPECRITSNFVIPSEYWVEEKEEKQKLIQKYKEAMSNKACRYFDEGRGSCPFGGNCFYKHAYPDGRREEPQRQKVGTSSRYRAQRRTHFWELIEERESSSPFDHDEEEVVTFELGEMLLMLLAAGGDDDLTDSEDEWDLFHDELEDFYDLDL; from the exons ATATGAACACAGCAAGCCCCTGAAACAGGACGAGGCGGCGGCTGCAGATCTCCCTGGGAAAACGGCCCTCGCTGCTGCTTCCAGCCTCTCTCCCGTCGCGGCACCAGGCGCCGAGATGAACACGGGGGAAGCGGAGGCGGGAAACTCGACCTTTCCGGCCGTGGGCGCTGGTTCCGAGGACTGGGTGAATGCCATCGAGTTCGTTCCCGGGCAGCCCTACTGCGGCCGGA CCGCCCCCTCCTGCACGGAGGCGCCCGTGCAGGGCTCAGCGACCAAGGAGGAAGCCGAGAAGGAGCCCTCAGCCGTGGAGACGAAGAAGCAGCTCTGTCCGTACGCTGCCGTGGGCGAGTGCCGCTACGGCGAGAACTGTGTGTACCTCCACGGGGACGCGTGCGACATGTGCGGGCTGCAGGTCCTGCACCCGATGGACGCTGCCCAGAGGTCCCAGCACATCAAA TCTTGCATCGAGGCCCATGAGAAAGACATGGAGCTCTCGTTTGCGGTCCAGCGCAGTAAGGACATGGTGTGTGGCATCTGCATGGAGGTGGTCTATGAGAAAGCCAACCCCAGCGAGCGCCGCTTCGGGATTCTCTCCAACTGCAACCACACCTACTGTCTCAAGTGCATTCGCAAGTGGAGGAGTGCGAAGCAGTTTGAGAGCAAGATCATAAA GTCCTGCCCCGAATGCCGGATCACATCTAACTTTGTCATTCCAAGTGAGTACTgggtggaggagaaagaagagaagcagAAACTCATTCAGAAATACAAGGAGGCGATGAG CAACAAGGCGTGCAGGTATTTTGATGAAGGCCGCGGGAGCTGTCCGTTTGGAGGGAACTGTTTTTACAAGCATGCGTACCCCGATGGCCGTAGAGAGGagccacagagacagaaagtggGAACATCCAGCAGATACCGG GCCCAACGGAGGACCCACTTCTGGGAGCTCATTGAGGAAAGAGAGAGCAGCAGCCCCTTTGACCACGACGAAGAGGAGGTTGTCACCTTTGAGCTGGGCGAGATGTTGCTTATGCTTTTGGCTGCAGGCGGGGACGACGACCTGACAGACTCGGAAGACGAGTGGGACTTATTTCATGACGAGCTGGAAGATTTTTATGACTTGGATCTATAG